In Drosophila pseudoobscura strain MV-25-SWS-2005 chromosome 4, UCI_Dpse_MV25, whole genome shotgun sequence, the following proteins share a genomic window:
- the tutl gene encoding protein turtle isoform X8, with product MGVCADLGSHRCCRALSHIQPQPPKQQQQSPYQLPISEGSPAAAAPEPAAADSATIPSTTTLTASPAKTAAFTVKTTRRRGRRRLDGGGDEEVDAAIASSNSNPSARSSPISSSGPATRSIQVFKFVLISLLSLLAENSQAHNIPEDAVHITAILGEGVIFNCHVEFPNDHPVPYVLQWDKKVSETGSDLPIYIWYESYPEHIEEGYKGRVSRVSQDSPFGSASLNLTNIRESDQGWYECKVVFLNRDPKQHKNGTWFHLDVHAPPRFSVTPEDIIYVNLGDSIILNCQADGTPTPEILWYKDANPVDPSPTVGIFNDGTELRISTIRHEDIGEYTCIARNGEGQVSHTARVIIAGGAVIMDKAAPDKHARTKSQANAINERFAIRVPPTNQTKLEGEKVIFSCEAKAMPGNVTVRWFREGSPVREVASLETRVTIRKDGSLIINPIKPDDSGQYLCEVTNGIGDPQSASAYLSVEYPAKVTFTPTVQYLPFRLAGVVQCYIKSSPQLQYVTWTKDKRLLEPYQMKDIVVMANGSLLFTRVNEEHQGQYSCTPYNAQGTHGASGFMDVLVRKPPAFTVEPDTLYQRKVGDSVEMHCDAVEAEGTERPTIKWQRQEGEQLADSQRNRIKISGGNMTIENLRREDFGYYQCVVSNEVATLMAVTQLVIEGTQPHAPYNITGKATESSITLQWLPGYSGGSEYKQDYTIWFREAGVNDWQTISVTPSGSTQVTINGLASGTTYEFQVVGRNVLGDGMMSKVMTVRTLEDAPAAPRNVKAATQPPDSFFQLMPDEAGPKPGPPRNVSVTEVSNGFLITWQSPLERAHIVKFYTIKYRTDAQWKTLNRGQIRPEETQYLVKNLVGGRTYYFRVLANSEKSYESSDEVKFPVPARVKHKAITAGVVGGILFFIVAIILSVCAVKICNKRKRRKQEKEFNMVACRITDARNIAANAANNHHHLHHNRSTGSISSGQVPLKNSRSILS from the exons ATGGGCGTGTGTGCGGACCTTGGGTCTCATCGATGCTGTCGGGCATTGAGCCAcatccagccacagccaccaaagcagcaacaacaatcccCATACCAGCTCCCAATAAGCGAGGgctctccagcagcagcagcgccagaaccagcagcagcagactcaGCCACGATTCCATCTACCACGACGCTGACGGCATCGCCAGCGAAAACGGCTGCATTCACAGTGAAAACAACGAGGAGAAGAGGACGAAGACGGCTAGACGGCGGAGGGGACGAGGAAGTAGATGCCGCCATCGCCAGCTCAAACTCCAACCCCAGCGCCAGATCGAGCCCAATCTCGAGCTCAGGACCTGCCACCAGATCGATACAAGTTTTCAAATTTGTGCTGATTTCGTTGCTTTCCCTACTAGCGGAAAATTCACAAGCGCACAATATTCCAG AAGATGCTGTGCACATCACGGCCATACTCGGCGAAGGCGTCATCTTCAACTGCCATGTGGAGTTCCCCAACGACCATCCGGTGCCATATGTCCTCCAGTGGGACAAGAAGGTGAGCGAAACG GGCTCCGATCTGCCCATATACATCTGGTATGAGAGCTATCCGGAGCACATCGAGGAGGGCTACAAGGGACGGGTGTCGCGCGTCTCGCAGGACTCGCCCTTCGGCAGCGCCTCGCTCAACCTCACCAACATCCGGGAGTCCGATCAGGGCTGGTACGAGTGCAAGGTCGTCTTCCTGAACCGCGATCCCAAGCAGCACAAGAACGGTACATGGTTCCACTTAGACGTACATGCACCGCCGCGCTTTAGTGTTACGCCCGAGGATATTATATACGTTAATTTAG GTGATTCAATTATACTCAATTGCCAGGCTGATGGCACACCGACCCCGGAAATACTCTGGTACAAGGATGCCAATCCCGTCGACCCCTCGCCCACGGTGGGCATCTTCAACGACGGCACCGAGCTCCGGATCTCGACCATACGGCACGAGGACATCGGAGAGTACACTTGCATTGCACGCAATGGTGAGGGGCAAGTCTCCCATACGGCCCGTGTTATAATCGCGGGCGGCGCTGTAATCATG GATAAGGCCGCGCCCGACAAGCACGCACGCACCAAGTCCCAGGCGAATGCCATCAATGAGAGATTTGCTATAAGA GTGCCGCCCACCAACCAAACGAAGCTCGAGGGCGAAAAAGTGATATTCTCATGCGAGGCTAAGGCGATGCCCGGCAACGTGACCGTCCGCTGGTTCCGCGAGGGATCGCCGGTGCGCGAGGTCGCGTCGCTGGAGACCCGTGTCACCATTCGCAAGGACGGATCCCTCATCATCAACCCCATCAAGCCGGACGACTCGGGCCAGTACCTGTGCGAGGTGACCAACGGCATCGGCGATCCGCAGAGTGCCTCCGCCTACCTCAGCGTCGAAT ATCCTGCCAAGGTCACGTTCACGCCAACGGTGCAATATCTGCCCTTCCGGCTGGCAGGAGTCGTCCAGTGCTACATCAAGTCGAGTCCCCAGCTGCAGTACGTGACCTGGACGAAGGACAAGCGCCTGCTGGAGCCCTACCAGATGAAGGACATCGTGGTGATGGCCAACGGGTCGCTGCTCTTCACGCGCGTCAACGAGGAGCACCAAGGCCAGTACTCCTGCACGCCCTACAATGCCCAGGGCACGCACGGCGCCTCCGGCTTCATGGACGTGCTGGTCCGCAAGCCGCCGGCCTTCACTGTGGAGCCTGATACGCTCTACCAGCGCAAGGTCGGCGACAGCGTCGAGATGCACTGCGACGCCGTCGAGGCGGAGGGCACCGAGCGGCCCACCATCAAGTGGCAGCGCCAGGAGGGCGAGCAGCTGGCCGACTCGCAGCGCAACCGCATCAAGATCTCCGGCGGCAACATGACCATCGAGAACCTGCGGCGCGAGGACTTTGGCTACTACCAGTGCGTCGTGTCCAACGAGGTGGCCACCTTGATGGCCGTCACGCAGCTGGTGATCGAGGGCACCCAGCCGCATGCCCCCTACAACATCACCGGCAAGGCCACCGAGTCCTCCATCACGCTCCAGTGGCTGCCCGGCTACAGCGGGGGCTCCGAGTACAAGCAGGACTACACGATCTGGTTCCGCGAAGCGGGCGTCAACGACTGGCAGACCATCTCGGTGACGCCCTCGGGCAGTACCCAGGTGACCATCAACGGCCTGGCCTCCGGCACCACCTACGAGTTCCAGGTGGTGGGTCGCAACGTCCTCGGCGACGGGATGATGAGCAAAGTGATGACCGTGCGGACGCTGG AAGACGCTCCGGCAGCGCCACGTAATGTCAAGGCTGCAACACAACCGCCCGACTCATTCTTTCAGCTAATGCCAGACGAAGCTG GTCCAAAGCCCGGCCCCCCACGGAACGTGTCCGTCACGGAGGTGTCCAACGGATTCCTCATCACGTGGCAGTCGCCGCTGGAGCGGGCGCACATCGTCAAGTTCTACACGATTAAGTACCGCACGGACGCCCAGTGGAAGACGTTGAACCGCGGACAGATACGGCCGGAGGAGACGCAGTATCTAGTGAAGAACCTGGTGGGCGGACGGACCTACTACTTCCGGGTGCTGGCCAACTCGGAGAAATCGTACGAGTCCAGCGACGAGGTGAAGTTCCCCGTGCCGGCACGTGTCAAGCATAAAGCTATAACCGCCGGCGTCGTTGGGGGCATCctgttttttattgttgcgATCATTTTATCGGTTTGTGCCGTAAAAATTTGCAATAAACGTAAACGACGAAAACAGGAAAAAG AGTTCAACATGGTAGCTTGCAGGATAACGGACGCTCGTAACATTGCAGCCAATGCAGCcaataatcatcatcatttgcATCACAATCGCAGTACGGGCTCAATTTCCTCTGGTCAAGTGCCTTTAAAAAA TTCCAGGTCCATCCTGTCATAA